GCTTGAATACCATCAATTAAAGTCAGACTTAGCCTGTATGGCATTGAAGTCATCACATATGCAAAACAGACGATTATCAACATCCGGGTAATATATGTTGTATCTTTCTCGCGAGATCTATGTCCGCCCTTCTGATCCGCCATTTTGATGTTGGAGCTTTTAAGGGTGAAAATGATCCAGATATTACAGACGACAATGATACTCAGTGGAAGCAGCGTCCCGATGAAAAGATGAAACGCAACGACCAGCGTTTCCAGGAAAGGGTATTCACGACTGAGCACACGAAGCATCAGAGGACCTAAATTGTATTAGCAAATCAATTACAAATATTGTTAATGAAACATACACGCCCCTTGCTATCACTTGAAATAGTGAGCGTCTGGACCCAAGGTTGATTCACTGCTTATTCCAAATCCTAAAACTGTCATTCTCGTGACAACATTTCGGAGGTAAAAATGTTCTTATCATGATGAATTCCCAGACAAACCGGATATACTAACTTTGATCACGCGAATATCCAATGCTTAAGGCAGTGCTACTTTTGCGGGAACTTTTGTTTGCTGTGAAGCATCACGGATGTAAAGCTATATGTCCATGGAAGCACCTTACATCTCTCGATAAGAGCATTTTGCTCtgcccccaaaatgttgtctCGGATTTTAAACTAAGCCCCTTTTTGACTTGACCCACAGCCTCTTAACCAGTCAGATTGCCTGCGTGTCGTATTCTTCCGTTACAATGTGACATCAACATATTTTAGGATGGTGTATAACTAAGGCATTAACACCTGTTTCTTTACTCACCATCCTGTTCGTAAACAAAGAATATGTGGAGATTGAGGGTAATGACAATGGTGTATGTGATGGCTGCCGCCCTCTTGGCTCGACCTGTGGTGCACAACCTGATAGCTTGAAGTGGAAAACGAACCGCGATCACACGATCTATGGACATCAAGGCGAGACACAGGCCTGAGATTGGGCCGAACGTGTAGGCCGTATACCAACAAAATCTGGAGAGAAAGCATATCCTGGTAACTATACCATGCTACTATACAAAGCATGTAAGTGTCGACGGAGTTGAGCTCGTGGATTGAGCCCATGAAGATCAGAATCTAAGATGGTGTCCATCATAAGAAGGCTGCACTTGGCTCAAATATAGAATTACCCGCAATGCAGCGCCGTAGTTCGTGGAAAGTGGAAACTACGCCAACGTCACCAGTGGGTTACTAAATACCTGCTGGGGCCGAGCGCATTTCCACGCAGTGACCACGAGCAGCGGGAAAATGCTCTCGGGGAATTTGGATCCACAGGGTGCATCCTCGGTCGGCATGCACCTCATCTCGTCGGCTCTCGTCGAAAACTGCCTTCGAGTTCTTCGTGACTTCTGTTTGTTCTATCTTGGCCATCCTTCTGACCGACCATGGTCGTCAATGAAGTTAGGCCAAGAAGCAGGTCAGTGATGGTTGACGCACTGTTCTGACTTTACCTTGCTATAATTCACTTTCAACACCAGTTGTTTAGTTTTATTAGGAGTTTTACTTACTGGAGAGGTACTTCTCCGAGGCTTTCCTTGACTATCCAGAACATGGTCGACTGACAAACGCCATAGAAGACAAGAAGGAGCGTGTCCGCAGCGGCGATGGCGGCCATGTAAAGACACGCGGCATTCGTCCTGTTGGTCCTCTGTAGAGATATCACCAAAGCAAGGATATTGCCAGGGATGCCGAGTGTGACTAAGAAAGCCCACACGTATTTCGTGCAAGCCTCAATTATCAAAGTAAACATGGCGTCAGTTTGTGGTGCCGCCATAATTGCGGTGTCGTTTGGAGAGCTCGACGACGATGTCTTCATGGCTATATCATATTATGTTAAATTCGGAAACAATAATGAGCCAAGTCACTTGTCCACGTGCCGTCAAGTCACGACATGAGTGTCCAAATCCACTATTTCTCATCTGGACTCCAGACGCAGTAGATCCGTCGAATATGGGCCGCTATGACAAGTTTCTTTCTGACCTTCTGATTGACGTATAGGTCTAGCGGTTGGCTAATGTTTTGATAAAGTCAAACCCTTCATGACACGCACGAAGCCAAAATCCGGTCAGTGCCAGCACTGGAATGTATTCGACGAAGACACCAAGAACACACCAAAGGGCTGGCTCATGGCGCAGTCGTACATGTGAGGCGCTTAATTCCATTTGAACTGATTTCATGCATGAAATGTGAGAAGCTTTATTGACATCCAAGCTGGTATGATGTCGCATTTCAATTTTAGCTCAGGCTTGCAAACTGATTGAAAAAAACCTAGCAAATatatattatttcaaaatcatatttcatttacAATAATAAAGAAGAAAGCATTGTAAAGTATTCACCAGCAGTCTAAACATTAACAGTTAAGAGCACAACTCACAGCAGTTACAAGTAATCGGCATGGTTTGAAACAGTTTTGGTTAGCGCCACAGACAGTACCAACGGTTATATCGGCTACGCATCTATCAAACATGTCATTCAATGATTTCCCTTCGGCAGCATGCTTCGACTTTCTGTCGTGCAATTGTTATCCAATACGAAGCACTCGTCGTCTGCTTCACCGGGACAGTGATCAGGCTTGAGCCAATCACGAGAGACTTCCCGTTTTCTTGGGAGAACAGGACTCGATGAATGACAGCGCAAACCCTGTTTAAAGACCAGCAGCCGATCGTTTGACACCAGTGGTCTATCACAGTTTAAAATGTGTGCGATATCAGTTGCAACAGGTCTGGCCGTAGAACCATTATTTCTCAAAAAcctattactgcaaaagttactTCGAAGGCAACTATTTTTGGACTTAAAAGTGCCCGTTACTGAGGAGCTTTATCAATAAAGCCCCCCTAGTCTCTCCATGGTTGCGGCTTCCGGCTCCCGCTGGCCAAGGCTCGCAGTCACATTCTTCTTAACTCCCTGTGTCGTCAGGGCcatagctaacctgacctgatgCAACCATGGCTTCTCCTTAAACGTACTCGCAACTGAAAGGCACTTGATCGCGTAGTCTCTTGCTTTCATACCGCGATGGCGCTCGTATGAATCTAACGTTGACCTTGCCACGTCAGCGCCATGTGACTTGACGTGGAATACAGGCTTAGGTATGCATTCAATGCTGCTCATAGGAAGCGGAATAGCGCCGTCTGCTGTCTTTGCTTTCGCCAGGAGCGCGGCAGATCGAgacctcttcttcttctcaccCTCATCTTCCTGAGATTTCTGTGAGTTTAGAATCTCCCTCTTGACCTTCTGCTTCCCGTCTTCCTTCCCTGTTTCGATGTAGGTACTCTTGATGGAACTCGGCGTCTCCGAGCCATCCCTGTCATGTGACATTCTCGGCTGTGCATTCTTCATCTTTGAGAGGGAGGGTAGCCGCCCTTCTTTCGTAGGCGACCCACCCTGAGAGTTGGTGAAGGCGTGGCTACTCCGTTTACCTTTCTCCATGATCGGTGGCAGACGGATCCGGTCACCATCTTCCTTGCCATCTCCCGGATCATGCGCAGAAGCAGCAGACGAAGGATGTTTGTCAGGTGACCTGCTCGCGTGATGATCAAACGACTTTTCACTAGCTTTGTCATCCGCAGGCAGTTTGGACTTGGTCATGCCTATGATCTTGTTGAACCGTCCATGTTTATGTCTCGGGCCTTGGAGATTCCTGAAATAAGACTCAGGGTCGTCCCTGAAGAACTCCCGGTGTCCTGGCTCAAAGTTAAGGACCCGATTCCTCTCCCTGTCTGCCTGAGTGATGGCTTTGGACTTGGTTGACATTTGGCACTCAGAGAACCCGTCCACATAGACACCTTGGCCGACCAGAGGGTGTTCTAATATTGGTTTCCTCTTGAGCGTCGACTTTTCCTGGCCATGGATGAGTAGAGCCTTTTCTTTCCCCCGCTCTCCCCAAGCCTTCATCTTGGCGTACAGAGACAGTGGAATGGAGGTGGGCCCGTAGTTGATTCGGCTCCACTGCTTTGTCAAGAGGAACGAAGCACATGGTTTGACACGGTTTCTGAGGGCAATATTGAGTGGTCGTAAACCATTCCCGTCCTTTGCCATGACGGTACAAATGTTGTGGTGCACGAATGTCCGGAGAACACCTAACTGTCCGGACTCAACCGCCTCATGGACGGGACACTTCAGACTGTCTATGTGCTTGGTACTGGCACACCATTGTCTGTAAGGATGTTCCCCAATCGGTTCATCTGGCCTGATACCCTGGCGGATGAGACTCACTGCCAGGTCAACGTGGCCATAATGTGCCGCGATATACATGGCTACTTTCATCTGGTATCTCGCCACCAGCTCATCAGCTGAAAGCTTGGTCAAGGCATGTGAGGTGAAACCCATAGCTGCCAAGTTAAGAAAGTCATTCCAGCCATCCCACGTCTCTAGGTTCACAGTATCGCCGATACTCATATCATACATGTCTAAGGTGTGGATGTCGTACATCTCTTTCTCCTCTTTGGTTAGCCGGAACACCCCCACAGGAAGACCAGTCTTCCTGGACGCAATAGCCCGCAAGTCGCTGATAAACGTGtccatgaatttgaatttctctAAGACTTGGATGAGGTCCTGATTGTACGCGCAGAAGATATAGACAATCGGCCTGAGTTCTTCTTTGAGGTAAGCGTGTATGGTAGATCCCGGACTGACGCCGATATCAGTCAAGATCCAGTCATCACCGAGTTCTGCCCCGGCGTAGCTGAGAACGAGGATGTTCTTCTCCGTGTCCATGCCATCGACAGCGATCCTGTTGGGCTGGATGAAGAACTTCTCCTGGACCATGAGTTTGACTTCTGCTACCGTCTTGCCGTGTGGGATGTCCATGGTGCATCGCTCTTCTTGGAACGAGACGAAGATGCGCATCTTCGGCTCTGAAAGATACAAAAAGATGAACAATGAGAATATGTTGACAGGAATGATTATTAGATGCCTGGGATGTTCCAGCGTGTTGTCGCTGTGTCCACCATCTAAAAAACGAAATGATTTCTTAGTTCAGGGGAAATTCATTTGAGGGGAGGTCTGATGAACTGAGAGGAAAGATGTTTTCAACCAAGGTTCTGGAGGATAGTAACAAGAATCGTTGTAAGAATGATAGAGAGGGATTAGTCGGTCTGTACTCCTTATCTGATGGTCGGGAAGTCAGTGCCATCGGCGAGGTACACAAACGAGACAAAAAGAAGGAACGATTGACTCATCATCAATCTTTCTTGATGGTAGAATAAACAATCTCAGTACAGATTCGGTGGCCGGATTAGTGGAGATTAGTTTGAGATCAAATTACAAGCCTTTAAATGCAAAGGCCGGTGTATAAAGTATAAATTGTCCCTTGGAGAAGCGTCAGGCAACTTGACTCTAGTCTAAGGGATAATGGTATATGGTTTCTATGGATGCGCTGACTGGCTAAACATCTGAGATTAAAAGCACAAaatagaatcatttgttccccAGACATTCTATCTCAGGACATTTCAAATGTGTACAACTGGTTTGATTTATCACGCAAACCTGatgaatatatatatttgaAGACTCACATAACATACTGCTGATAGGTGATAGACGATCGATCATCACTCTATCATGGCTTATTCTATGTCAATCCGGTCAAATGGGGTGACACGCACGGACGCATTCGTAAAGTAAATGTTTATTACTATATATTTCATGATTCATGATGTTCTGTTCACAGTTCTAGCCTTTGCATTAGTCCAGTGAATGGCCGACAACCACTTTACTGGCCCTATGTACCGAAGTATAAGTCAAGGGGTTGGCAAGTAACGTCGTATTATGTGAACTAACTGCATGTACGTTTCTCTCCGTATTTACCACGGAGTTGATCTTGATAAGAAATAAGTATAATGAAAATGTAGTACATTTGTCCTTTTCAACTGAAAGTACAACAGCTAGCTGTGATAATAATTGATGATTCAATACTTGGGTGACCTGATGAAAGAtttaaaatgttcttttatAGAAATGTAAAACGACTCTCTCGGGACAAACTTGTTTTCCATTAGTGATCGAGGTTGCTGTGCGACGGCTGTTCATCGAGTCGAAAGCTAAATCTACGGATTTCGATCGTTTTAGTCAGTTGTATCATGCAATGTCAATGCGCTAGCGACCACACGACGGAAACCGCAGTCATGACAGTTTGGCATGTTGCTAACTAACTTTGTTGCTTATTGAGTCCACTCTTGCAAAGCAATGATGCAGCAGACTCATTTGGCTATTTCGAACAAGAGCAAGGAATCTCACCATCTCTACACCAAAAGTAGCCAGAATGTATGAAGGAATGTAATGAAAGGATTGCTTACTTTTGATGAAGAGTGGTACCTTGTATTTCTCAGCCAATTCATGCTGCAGTTGTGAGTAGAAGAAACTTGTTGTAGCCGTGGTAAGTGGTCTGATGTCAACCATGTAAGCTGGCATACTCCTGGCTCCAGCAGTTTGAGGGGGTCGCCGTGTGGTAATGCATGCCGTCCGGGTAGTCCTCGGCCGCCTACGAGCACCAGCAGAGGGCCTGCCCTCCATGTTCAAGCAAGAGGTACAGGCCAAGAATGTCTAAGTAACTTTCGAACCCGGGCCTTCGAATTGCAAACACGGGTTAGGAGTCCTATAGACTTCCCTGTACATGTAGGTACGTGTGGAGGTTACCAGCGTGACGGTCATATATCATAAACATTTTGAAGGCTCTTCCCTTTCATCATGAAAGCCAAGTGAGTTGTGGGTTCACTTCAAGTTGTACATATAAATATAATCATAGGGAAAAGCCATTTATCAGTTGTATGCCATACCCTTAAAGTCAATTTAAATCACTGAAATACCATGTTTTATGGGTCATCTCCAATTTAACTGAACATTGGCATTCTTTGGATTCACAGCCAAGATTTCGATTTGAGTCATTGTTGAGGTTTCATAACCTTGCTCTTGAAGATTGGTTTAGAAGATTAGTTTCTTTTGAAGTGTCAAACAGCAAGTCCAAGTCAAGTGTGTCCAATGCCAGGCAAGAAGTGCTCATTGACATGCTCATTGACACACTTGTACACAGTAACTTCATTGTACTTACATAATCTAATTCAATCGATCTAATTACATATGTAATAAAGGCCAAGTTGAAACATGGCGTCAAGACAATCGGACATCTCCGTGTCGTCAACCAAATTCAAATTGAACACTTTGAATGGCATCGAAaggcaatgtaggcctacattatgtCGTCCGTTTCTTGAACAGTCGGAAAAGGTCTTATATCGTTGAAGCTAGAGTACATGCAAAGTCTTCTCTGCTTATCTTGATTGATGCAATCAATCTCACTGATAATCAGTCGAGGAAAAATCTAGACTCTAATATAATATGCTATTCTGTTCAGTGTTATTTCAAATATACAAATTCGCTACCAATAGCTTTGGAGACAACACTGTCAGCCAATAAACTGATCACAGCATGGCTTCCTTCGCCAGAATAATATCGCGGGCCAGTGGTTCATATCTCTAAGAAAACGAACAAAGTGCTAAAGAATGGAAATATCATAACACGGTGACATAGATATTCCTATTTTAAAAGAACATGGCCGAATAAACTGGCAACAGATGTATCTCAATGGTAGTTTATGAGATTACTAACCAAAGAGGGCAAACGGTTTAATTGAAGTGGTCAGGTACGAACTCCATTAGATTATCAACCTTTGATGGTCATTGTGGAAGAGATTGAAAGGACCAGTGATATGATGAAAGCCAATGCAAGAGAAATATAATGCGTTAAATGATACCAGAAACGGGCCTCATTCTGTCCATTGACGATATCAGACTACATTTTCCTTGAAGCTGACGTTACCAAAAAAGTGCTATAGGACATTTCCTTTGATGACAATAGCGCTGACCCTTGCTCAAAGAGATTTGTCATCCTGGGGATAGCTCTCACTTAACCGAACTATAGCAGGTGAGCCTCGGAAGGGAGTCGCACCCACGACCTCTTGGCCAGGAGTTTAGCACACTAACTGCCACTCCACACGATCTCCAGGTGATTGACCGTAGAGGATCTACATCCGTGTCCGTAGATAACTTGTCGAGAGTTGCCGAGATACACGTGACTGCTCAGGAATGTCTACTCACTGTTTCGTTGAGCAAGCCTCTCCAACATCCTCCAAACAATATGGTGATACGTATTCATTATTTTGAAGCCTCAGAAAAAATCTAGCACGTCTGGACTATTGACAAGTTTCTAATTTACTGCCCAAATGTCCTTTTATCAAAATGTAAAGGTCTGGAGGCCGTCAGACTATTGTTATTCTTCAATTTCAATCACTACTAAGATTTAATTGATAAATCAATAGTACAATGAGTTGTCAACAGCAGGTCACATACCATTGCCACTGTTTAAACCCGAGCAAAGTTCTGTTAAATCTGTTTTATTAT
This is a stretch of genomic DNA from Lineus longissimus chromosome 2, tnLinLong1.2, whole genome shotgun sequence. It encodes these proteins:
- the LOC135483397 gene encoding uncharacterized protein LOC135483397 → MKTSSSSSPNDTAIMAAPQTDAMFTLIIEACTKYVWAFLVTLGIPGNILALVISLQRTNRTNAACLYMAAIAAADTLLLVFYGVCQSTMFWIVKESLGEVPLQFCWYTAYTFGPISGLCLALMSIDRVIAVRFPLQAIRLCTTGRAKRAAAITYTIVITLNLHIFFVYEQDGPLMLRVLSREYPFLETLVVAFHLFIGTLLPLSIIVVCNIWIIFTLKSSNIKMADQKGGHRSREKDTTYITRMLIIVCFAYVMTSMPYRLSLTLIDGIQALRQLYDMNLTYWKVRYAALAWITSNLWHLNYAINFYLYCVAGGARYRNDVKRFFHKVCICGERH
- the LOC135483395 gene encoding uncharacterized protein LOC135483395 isoform X2; protein product: MEGRPSAGARRRPRTTRTACITTRRPPQTAGARSMPAYMVDIRPLTTATTSFFYSQLQHELAEKYKVPLFIKKPKMRIFVSFQEERCTMDIPHGKTVAEVKLMVQEKFFIQPNRIAVDGMDTEKNILVLSYAGAELGDDWILTDIGVSPGSTIHAYLKEELRPIVYIFCAYNQDLIQVLEKFKFMDTFISDLRAIASRKTGLPVGVFRLTKEEKEMYDIHTLDMYDMSIGDTVNLETWDGWNDFLNLAAMGFTSHALTKLSADELVARYQMKVAMYIAAHYGHVDLAVSLIRQGIRPDEPIGEHPYRQWCASTKHIDSLKCPVHEAVESGQLGVLRTFVHHNICTVMAKDGNGLRPLNIALRNRVKPCASFLLTKQWSRINYGPTSIPLSLYAKMKAWGERGKEKALLIHGQEKSTLKRKPILEHPLVGQGVYVDGFSECQMSTKSKAITQADRERNRVLNFEPGHREFFRDDPESYFRNLQGPRHKHGRFNKIIGMTKSKLPADDKASEKSFDHHASRSPDKHPSSAASAHDPGDGKEDGDRIRLPPIMEKGKRSSHAFTNSQGGSPTKEGRLPSLSKMKNAQPRMSHDRDGSETPSSIKSTYIETGKEDGKQKVKREILNSQKSQEDEGEKKKRSRSAALLAKAKTADGAIPLPMSSIECIPKPVFHVKSHGADVARSTLDSYERHRGMKARDYAIKCLSVASTFKEKPWLHQVRLAMALTTQGVKKNVTASLGQREPEAATMERLGGLY
- the LOC135483395 gene encoding uncharacterized protein LOC135483395 isoform X1 translates to MSLMLSSIKKASSIADISMGEEPSSARKGKVCFADGLAPGKASEPDGEPGKLKKNSLRSLLSEAIGQVAEKGSEGSEDGGKHVKKLKLTKALTVIKTMKAFRDQLEPKMRIFVSFQEERCTMDIPHGKTVAEVKLMVQEKFFIQPNRIAVDGMDTEKNILVLSYAGAELGDDWILTDIGVSPGSTIHAYLKEELRPIVYIFCAYNQDLIQVLEKFKFMDTFISDLRAIASRKTGLPVGVFRLTKEEKEMYDIHTLDMYDMSIGDTVNLETWDGWNDFLNLAAMGFTSHALTKLSADELVARYQMKVAMYIAAHYGHVDLAVSLIRQGIRPDEPIGEHPYRQWCASTKHIDSLKCPVHEAVESGQLGVLRTFVHHNICTVMAKDGNGLRPLNIALRNRVKPCASFLLTKQWSRINYGPTSIPLSLYAKMKAWGERGKEKALLIHGQEKSTLKRKPILEHPLVGQGVYVDGFSECQMSTKSKAITQADRERNRVLNFEPGHREFFRDDPESYFRNLQGPRHKHGRFNKIIGMTKSKLPADDKASEKSFDHHASRSPDKHPSSAASAHDPGDGKEDGDRIRLPPIMEKGKRSSHAFTNSQGGSPTKEGRLPSLSKMKNAQPRMSHDRDGSETPSSIKSTYIETGKEDGKQKVKREILNSQKSQEDEGEKKKRSRSAALLAKAKTADGAIPLPMSSIECIPKPVFHVKSHGADVARSTLDSYERHRGMKARDYAIKCLSVASTFKEKPWLHQVRLAMALTTQGVKKNVTASLGQREPEAATMERLGGLY
- the LOC135483395 gene encoding protein ANKUB1-like isoform X4 — encoded protein: MTRVEMELSSSALSKRTSTSSKKTSSEMEPFIVVEPKMRIFVSFQEERCTMDIPHGKTVAEVKLMVQEKFFIQPNRIAVDGMDTEKNILVLSYAGAELGDDWILTDIGVSPGSTIHAYLKEELRPIVYIFCAYNQDLIQVLEKFKFMDTFISDLRAIASRKTGLPVGVFRLTKEEKEMYDIHTLDMYDMSIGDTVNLETWDGWNDFLNLAAMGFTSHALTKLSADELVARYQMKVAMYIAAHYGHVDLAVSLIRQGIRPDEPIGEHPYRQWCASTKHIDSLKCPVHEAVESGQLGVLRTFVHHNICTVMAKDGNGLRPLNIALRNRVKPCASFLLTKQWSRINYGPTSIPLSLYAKMKAWGERGKEKALLIHGQEKSTLKRKPILEHPLVGQGVYVDGFSECQMSTKSKAITQADRERNRVLNFEPGHREFFRDDPESYFRNLQGPRHKHGRFNKIIGMTKSKLPADDKASEKSFDHHASRSPDKHPSSAASAHDPGDGKEDGDRIRLPPIMEKGKRSSHAFTNSQGGSPTKEGRLPSLSKMKNAQPRMSHDRDGSETPSSIKSTYIETGKEDGKQKVKREILNSQKSQEDEGEKKKRSRSAALLAKAKTADGAIPLPMSSIECIPKPVFHVKSHGADVARSTLDSYERHRGMKARDYAIKCLSVASTFKEKPWLHQVRLAMALTTQGVKKNVTASLGQREPEAATMERLGGLY
- the LOC135483395 gene encoding uncharacterized protein LOC135483395 isoform X3 codes for the protein MLAKYRKPYKPYRPRHVYHKHRKGFHSQPVSINVSLVTLPTSEAMTEFHLPKLPEPKMRIFVSFQEERCTMDIPHGKTVAEVKLMVQEKFFIQPNRIAVDGMDTEKNILVLSYAGAELGDDWILTDIGVSPGSTIHAYLKEELRPIVYIFCAYNQDLIQVLEKFKFMDTFISDLRAIASRKTGLPVGVFRLTKEEKEMYDIHTLDMYDMSIGDTVNLETWDGWNDFLNLAAMGFTSHALTKLSADELVARYQMKVAMYIAAHYGHVDLAVSLIRQGIRPDEPIGEHPYRQWCASTKHIDSLKCPVHEAVESGQLGVLRTFVHHNICTVMAKDGNGLRPLNIALRNRVKPCASFLLTKQWSRINYGPTSIPLSLYAKMKAWGERGKEKALLIHGQEKSTLKRKPILEHPLVGQGVYVDGFSECQMSTKSKAITQADRERNRVLNFEPGHREFFRDDPESYFRNLQGPRHKHGRFNKIIGMTKSKLPADDKASEKSFDHHASRSPDKHPSSAASAHDPGDGKEDGDRIRLPPIMEKGKRSSHAFTNSQGGSPTKEGRLPSLSKMKNAQPRMSHDRDGSETPSSIKSTYIETGKEDGKQKVKREILNSQKSQEDEGEKKKRSRSAALLAKAKTADGAIPLPMSSIECIPKPVFHVKSHGADVARSTLDSYERHRGMKARDYAIKCLSVASTFKEKPWLHQVRLAMALTTQGVKKNVTASLGQREPEAATMERLGGLY